One genomic segment of Pseudoalteromonas sp. GCY includes these proteins:
- a CDS encoding replication endonuclease: protein MIDSRSLPICWELVGNSEKMQPITITRAAPHCWGKFGFDKVAEQVKSRLALIPTNRLRRIAAHGYAKRFNSETAKNPERSANIYLRKTIERVTEIVDRSPLTIRELNSKKARKDKAKQITTICQQMGIVEFDESTTLEDAEQLVFASYIAMHDFTMSQGVTPPYQATFNAAKSKKVDGTWERCDTNLLADRLERGIRRMQCDKWWLRKLNRLRDTTLEHLNITMGLVKKGVSPYASKDAVQEFRHSKKSQREWVESMQLESKDGETIDLKHVFDHSISNPEIRRIEMIVRIRGYKEWAEEKGMACMFYTVTAPSKYHANSDKYNNASPRETQEYLVKQWAKVRAELSKAKIGVFGLRIVEPHADATPHWHMVLFMKPSDEATVTNTLRRYALQHDGDEDGAAKNRFDATPEDKSKGDAVSYIIKYISKNINGAHMGDMFDDETGLPIEPENGIVMNVAAWASRWRIRQFQFIGGAPVGIWREFRRVPKESVEKLSEIAKEIFEAADNSRFAEFIELLGGALGEQSRPVELAKEENGANAYGEPKQRTIGIASRGFTYVTRVTQWLLKRSDSDSPWSTGNNCNTPANDWQIGHGEKVNPIHLIPPEHRNAVMRGATYQEDDEINQTVTHYWVRGGNLMQESMSYA, encoded by the coding sequence ATGATTGATTCGCGTTCACTTCCCATTTGCTGGGAGCTTGTCGGCAATAGCGAAAAGATGCAGCCCATTACCATTACTAGGGCTGCTCCGCATTGTTGGGGTAAGTTCGGGTTTGATAAGGTTGCAGAGCAAGTTAAATCACGCTTAGCGCTAATACCCACTAACCGCTTACGCCGCATTGCTGCGCATGGGTATGCGAAACGCTTTAACTCAGAGACAGCGAAAAACCCAGAGCGCTCAGCCAATATTTACCTGCGAAAAACCATTGAGCGAGTCACTGAAATTGTTGACCGTTCGCCACTTACCATCCGCGAATTAAACAGCAAAAAAGCCCGTAAAGATAAAGCTAAGCAGATCACCACGATTTGCCAGCAAATGGGTATTGTTGAGTTTGATGAAAGTACGACTCTTGAAGATGCAGAGCAGCTGGTTTTTGCCAGTTACATTGCAATGCATGACTTCACGATGTCGCAAGGGGTGACACCGCCTTATCAAGCCACTTTTAACGCCGCCAAGTCAAAAAAGGTAGACGGTACTTGGGAACGTTGCGATACCAATTTGCTAGCAGACCGATTAGAGCGCGGAATACGTCGCATGCAATGTGATAAATGGTGGTTGCGCAAACTAAACCGTTTACGCGACACCACACTTGAGCATTTAAATATCACTATGGGTTTGGTTAAAAAAGGGGTCTCCCCGTATGCCAGCAAAGATGCAGTTCAAGAGTTCCGCCACAGCAAAAAGTCACAACGTGAATGGGTTGAGTCCATGCAGCTTGAAAGCAAGGACGGCGAAACCATCGACCTGAAACACGTTTTTGACCATTCCATTTCTAACCCCGAAATTAGGCGCATTGAAATGATAGTTCGCATTCGTGGCTATAAAGAATGGGCAGAGGAAAAAGGCATGGCGTGCATGTTCTACACCGTTACTGCGCCGTCTAAGTACCACGCAAACAGTGATAAATATAACAACGCATCGCCACGTGAAACCCAAGAGTATTTGGTAAAGCAGTGGGCAAAGGTTCGCGCTGAGTTATCCAAGGCCAAAATTGGGGTATTTGGTTTGCGTATTGTTGAACCTCATGCTGATGCAACCCCGCACTGGCACATGGTGCTATTTATGAAGCCAAGTGACGAAGCCACAGTAACCAACACCCTGCGCCGCTATGCCTTGCAACACGATGGTGACGAAGATGGGGCTGCGAAAAACCGTTTTGATGCCACGCCGGAAGATAAAAGCAAAGGCGATGCCGTGTCGTACATCATCAAATACATTTCCAAGAACATAAACGGCGCGCACATGGGCGATATGTTTGATGACGAAACGGGGCTACCTATTGAGCCTGAAAACGGCATTGTGATGAATGTAGCGGCATGGGCTAGCCGTTGGCGTATTCGGCAATTTCAATTTATCGGTGGGGCGCCTGTTGGTATTTGGCGCGAGTTTCGCCGTGTGCCTAAAGAGTCAGTCGAAAAATTGTCTGAAATCGCAAAAGAGATATTCGAGGCCGCAGATAACAGTCGTTTTGCTGAGTTTATTGAGTTGCTCGGCGGCGCATTGGGTGAGCAATCAAGGCCAGTAGAGCTAGCCAAGGAAGAAAACGGTGCTAACGCATACGGAGAGCCAAAACAGCGCACCATAGGTATCGCATCGCGCGGGTTTACCTATGTCACTCGGGTTACGCAATGGCTTTTAAAGAGGAGCGACAGCGACTCTCCTTGGAGCACTGGAAATAACTGTAATACCCCAGCCAATGATTGGCAGATTGGGCACGGGGAAAAGGTAAACCCCATTCATTTAATACCCCCTGAGCATCGCAATGCAGTCATGCGGGGAGCAACTTACCAAGAAGATGATGAAATCAACCAAACCGTGACTCATTACTGGGTTCGCGGCGGGAATCTAATGCAGGAGTCAATGAGTTATGCGTAA
- a CDS encoding helix-turn-helix domain-containing protein, whose amino-acid sequence MEPHWVSTAKRRMKTLGITQSDLLDVFGVTTRGAVGHYFSGRQSINVEQLEALSERLGMRIDYYEVDKGDFSIKDIERVLDSWLPRLSQVGLVEYKADPSAIKKLLLSSFIDESNGETRDAAKEA is encoded by the coding sequence ATGGAACCGCACTGGGTATCAACAGCAAAAAGAAGAATGAAAACCCTCGGCATCACTCAAAGTGACCTCTTGGATGTTTTTGGGGTTACAACTAGGGGCGCTGTGGGTCACTACTTTTCAGGAAGACAATCAATAAATGTCGAACAACTCGAAGCACTATCAGAAAGGCTCGGTATGAGAATTGACTATTATGAGGTTGATAAAGGTGATTTCTCTATCAAAGATATTGAGCGAGTGCTCGACTCATGGCTACCGAGACTATCTCAAGTAGGGCTTGTTGAGTACAAGGCAGACCCATCAGCAATTAAGAAACTTCTCCTTTCATCATTCATAGATGAATCCAATGGCGAAACCAGAGACGCCGCCAAAGAGGCATAA
- a CDS encoding excisionase translates to METYVQLGWVLPPVFERLKGIKKDMLDCRRKDGKIPEGHIWRKAPDGRVYYHFERWNEYVENTL, encoded by the coding sequence ATGGAAACATATGTACAGCTAGGTTGGGTATTACCACCAGTATTTGAGCGATTAAAAGGGATTAAAAAAGATATGCTGGATTGTCGCCGCAAAGATGGAAAGATCCCTGAGGGGCATATATGGCGAAAAGCACCAGACGGGCGCGTTTATTACCATTTCGAGCGTTGGAATGAATACGTAGAGAACACGCTGTAA
- a CDS encoding Arm DNA-binding domain-containing protein, producing MSDLKDYADQFEGIEIHGKWIRIFFRFRGVRCREALKGLKVTRSNIKFAVNKRAAILHEIATNTFDYARHFPDSQRAHIWSAPQNEIPTVRDALEVWLSVKKTQIAHSTHRSYDNKIKNHILPKWGAHRLNQIKQSDLKVWISVDLANLSNKTINELLIPFRGVFHDAKADRLLEFSPFDYIDNLKVVRDEPDPFTREEINTFANTPTSRPQEVNAFVFCCWTGLRLSELLALAWEDVDLDKGTIKVQRAIVLGRYKVPKTRGSVRTVHLLAPALEIIRKQLALSAMLAPRKITVTQQDNKTAKSESVRFVFVNSLSHDELKGEAPYRDRFFKTHLKKAKIRYRGPSQARHTFASQLLTAGVNERWIANQMGHTSTKMIEQHYGKWMEQEVPDMASRASKYLGFEDTKITPRIPKMSPK from the coding sequence ATGAGTGATTTAAAGGACTATGCCGACCAGTTCGAAGGCATTGAGATACACGGCAAATGGATTCGTATTTTTTTTAGGTTTCGCGGTGTACGTTGCCGCGAAGCACTAAAAGGCTTAAAGGTTACTAGGTCAAACATTAAGTTTGCCGTTAATAAACGCGCGGCAATTCTCCACGAAATTGCCACCAACACATTTGACTATGCCAGGCACTTTCCTGATTCACAGCGCGCGCACATTTGGAGTGCGCCACAAAATGAAATTCCCACCGTTCGTGATGCGTTGGAAGTTTGGTTAAGCGTTAAAAAAACCCAAATTGCACACAGCACGCATCGTTCTTACGACAATAAAATCAAAAATCACATCCTGCCTAAGTGGGGAGCGCATAGGCTCAACCAAATAAAACAGAGTGATTTAAAGGTTTGGATTAGCGTTGACTTGGCTAACCTGAGCAATAAGACCATCAATGAGTTATTGATACCGTTTCGTGGTGTGTTTCATGATGCAAAGGCGGATAGGCTATTAGAGTTCAGCCCATTTGACTACATTGACAATTTAAAGGTGGTTAGGGATGAGCCAGACCCATTTACAAGGGAGGAAATAAACACGTTTGCAAACACACCTACAAGCCGCCCACAGGAAGTGAATGCGTTTGTATTTTGTTGCTGGACGGGTTTGCGCCTGTCTGAGTTATTGGCGCTAGCGTGGGAAGATGTAGACCTAGACAAAGGCACTATCAAAGTGCAGCGCGCTATTGTGCTTGGGCGCTATAAAGTACCCAAGACGCGCGGCAGTGTGCGAACGGTGCATTTGCTTGCGCCAGCACTTGAAATAATACGCAAGCAATTGGCACTTAGCGCAATGTTAGCGCCGAGGAAAATCACGGTGACGCAGCAGGATAATAAAACGGCTAAATCGGAGAGTGTACGTTTTGTGTTTGTGAACTCACTTTCTCACGACGAACTAAAAGGCGAAGCCCCCTACCGTGACCGCTTTTTTAAAACCCATCTTAAAAAGGCCAAAATTCGTTATCGTGGTCCAAGTCAAGCAAGGCACACTTTTGCCAGTCAATTGCTAACTGCGGGTGTTAACGAACGTTGGATTGCAAATCAAATGGGGCATACATCAACCAAGATGATTGAGCAGCATTATGGAAAATGGATGGAACAAGAAGTGCCAGATATGGCTAGTAGAGCAAGCAAATATTTAGGATTTGAAGACACTAAAATCACTCCGCGTATCCCCAAAATGTCCCCAAAATAA
- the nadA gene encoding quinolinate synthase NadA: protein MSLAERIMPEDYIFPPKPAPLTVEEKAEYKARIKALLVEKNAVLVAHYYTDPEIQALAEETGGCVADSLEMARFGAKQEDKDMIIVAGVRFMGETAKILTPHKTVVMPTLEATCSLDVGCPIDEFSAFCDQHPDRKVVVYANTSTAVKARADWIVTSSCALEIVEHLDEQGEKIIWGPDKHLGSYIQKKTGADMIMWNGACIVHDEFKTKALKDMKQLHPDAAVLVHPESPAEIVDLADAVGSTSQLIKAAQEMDNQKFIVATDRGIFYKMQQLCPEKEFFEAPTAGEGATCRSCAHCPWMAMNGLQAIEEALISPQGKEVFVDMELREGALRSLNRMLDFSASLQK, encoded by the coding sequence ATGAGTCTAGCTGAACGTATTATGCCGGAAGATTATATCTTCCCTCCAAAACCTGCCCCTCTTACCGTTGAAGAAAAAGCAGAGTATAAAGCGCGTATCAAAGCGCTATTAGTTGAAAAAAATGCGGTACTGGTTGCCCATTATTATACTGATCCTGAGATCCAAGCACTTGCTGAAGAAACTGGCGGTTGTGTTGCTGATTCATTAGAAATGGCACGGTTTGGCGCTAAGCAAGAAGACAAAGACATGATCATCGTCGCGGGCGTGCGCTTTATGGGCGAAACGGCAAAAATATTAACACCGCACAAAACCGTTGTGATGCCAACACTCGAAGCAACTTGCTCGTTGGACGTAGGCTGCCCCATAGACGAGTTTTCTGCGTTTTGCGATCAACATCCAGACAGAAAAGTGGTGGTATACGCCAATACCTCAACTGCGGTAAAGGCCAGAGCGGATTGGATCGTCACCTCTTCTTGCGCGCTTGAGATTGTTGAGCACCTTGATGAGCAAGGCGAAAAAATCATCTGGGGTCCGGATAAGCACTTGGGTTCTTATATCCAAAAGAAAACGGGCGCCGATATGATCATGTGGAACGGTGCGTGTATCGTTCATGATGAATTTAAAACCAAAGCCCTTAAAGACATGAAGCAGCTACATCCTGACGCTGCGGTACTGGTTCACCCTGAGTCTCCTGCGGAAATCGTAGACTTAGCGGATGCAGTAGGCTCAACGAGTCAGTTAATTAAAGCTGCGCAAGAAATGGATAATCAGAAGTTTATCGTTGCCACCGATCGCGGTATCTTCTACAAAATGCAGCAACTTTGCCCTGAGAAAGAGTTCTTCGAAGCACCAACCGCTGGTGAAGGCGCTACATGTCGTAGCTGTGCCCATTGCCCTTGGATGGCAATGAACGGCCTACAGGCAATTGAAGAAGCGCTTATCAGCCCACAAGGCAAAGAAGTCTTCGTTGATATGGAGTTGCGTGAAGGCGCACTACGTTCGCTAAATCGCATGCTAGATTTTTCTGCATCCTTGCAGAAATAG